A single genomic interval of Bacteroidia bacterium harbors:
- a CDS encoding Gfo/Idh/MocA family oxidoreductase codes for MLKIGVLGAGHLGKIHLKLIKDIPQYELLGFYDSNKEYAQKTAEELGLKAFSSIDELIQAVDVVDIVTPTIYHYECAAKALKSSKHVFIEKPLTNTIEEAKSLMQLAKEANVKVQVGHVERFNPAFLAGKNYCSQPMFIEAHRLAMFNPRGTDVSVVLDLMIHDIDIVLHLVKSNIKRISASGVAVVSETPDITNARIEFDNGCVANLTASRISMKNMRKLRFFQKDAYISIDFLEKKTEIVRLQNVNPKDVDPLAVTIDLGEGKGMKQLYFEAPTIEAGNAIKMELESFAAAITNNTIPMVTIDDGFKALDVAYKIIEKMKLNADFFQSETINNK; via the coding sequence GTGCTCGGAGCTGGACATTTAGGAAAAATCCATCTCAAATTAATAAAAGATATTCCGCAGTACGAACTGTTGGGTTTTTACGATTCGAACAAAGAATACGCACAAAAAACAGCTGAAGAATTAGGACTTAAAGCATTTTCATCCATTGATGAATTGATTCAAGCAGTGGATGTGGTGGACATTGTAACACCCACAATTTATCATTACGAATGTGCTGCAAAAGCCTTAAAAAGTTCCAAACACGTTTTTATCGAAAAGCCGCTTACGAATACGATTGAAGAAGCTAAAAGCTTGATGCAATTGGCAAAAGAAGCAAATGTAAAAGTGCAGGTAGGACACGTGGAACGTTTTAATCCGGCGTTTTTAGCCGGAAAAAATTATTGTTCACAACCCATGTTTATTGAAGCGCATCGTTTGGCGATGTTTAATCCGCGCGGAACGGATGTTTCCGTAGTATTGGATTTGATGATTCACGACATTGATATTGTGTTGCATTTAGTCAAATCGAATATCAAGCGCATAAGCGCGAGTGGAGTAGCAGTTGTGAGCGAAACACCTGATATCACGAATGCGCGCATCGAATTTGATAACGGTTGCGTTGCCAATTTAACAGCGAGCCGTATTTCGATGAAAAATATGCGAAAATTGCGCTTTTTTCAGAAAGATGCCTATATTTCTATTGATTTCTTAGAAAAGAAGACAGAAATTGTTCGTTTGCAAAATGTAAATCCGAAAGATGTAGATCCTTTAGCTGTAACAATTGATTTGGGCGAAGGAAAAGGCATGAAACAATTGTATTTTGAAGCACCAACGATTGAAGCAGGAAATGCTATAAAAATGGAACTCGAATCATTTGCAGCAGCCATTACAAATAATACTATACCTATGGTAACCATTGATGATGGCTTCAAAGCATTGGATGTGGCATATAAAATTATTGAAAAAATGAAATTAAATGCTGATTTTTTTCAGTCTGAAACAATAAATAACAAATAA